A region of Argentina anserina chromosome 5, drPotAnse1.1, whole genome shotgun sequence DNA encodes the following proteins:
- the LOC126793773 gene encoding dihydropyrimidine dehydrogenase (NADP(+)), chloroplastic isoform X1 yields the protein MASLSFTQIGGNNINNPVAEFDRSRCPQLGLPVRSGRVGFRVFASESSKGPEPDLSVNVNGLHMPNPFVIGSGPPGTNYTVMKRAFDEGWGAVIAKTVSLDAAKVKNVTPRYAKLRADANGSKQGQIIGWQNIELISDRPLETMLKEFKQLKEEYPDRILIASIMEEYNKAGWEELIDRVEQTGVDAFEINFSCPHGMPERKMGAAVGQDCALLEEICGWINAKATIPVWAKMTPNITDITQPARVALSSGCEGVAAINTIMSVMGINLTTLRPEPCVEGYSTPGGYSSKAVHPIALAKVMSIAKMMRSEFGDKDLSLSGIGGVETGGDAAEFILLGANSVQVCTGVMMHGYGLVKKLCSELKDFMRQHNFSSIEDFRGASVEYFTTHTDLVRRQQEAILQRKAVKRGLQSDKDWTGDGFVKETESMVSN from the exons ATGGCGTCTCTTAGCTTTACTCAGATCGGAGGCAACAACATCAACAACCCAGTTGCTGAGTTTGACAGAAGTCGTTGTCCTCAGTTGGGTTTGCCTGTTCGGTCGGGCAGAGTTGGATTTCGGGTGTTTGCGTCAGAGAGCAGCAAGGGCCCAGAGCCTGATCTGAGCGTTAATGTAAATGGGTTACACATGCCTAACCCCTTCGTTATTGGGTCGGGTCCACCCGGTACCAACTACACCGTCATGAAAAGGGCCTTCGATGAAGGCTGGGGTGCTGTGATTGCCAAAACT GTGTCGCTAGATGCAGCAAAAGTGAAGAATGTCACACCGCGATATGCAAAACTACGTGCTGATGCAAATGGCTCAAAACAAGGGCAGATTATAGGGTGGCAGAATATCGAACTTATAAGTGACCGACCTCTTGAAACTATGTTGAAAGAATTCAAGCAATTGAAGGAAGAGTATCCAGACAGGATTTTGATTGCTTCAATCATGGAGGAATATAACAAAGCTGGCTGGGAGGAACTTATTGATCGCGTGGAGCAAACTGGAGTT GATGCCTTtgaaatcaacttctcttGTCCTCATGGTATGCCGGAGCGCAAGATGGGTGCTGCTGTTGGACAAGACTGTGCACTGTTGGAAGAAATCTGTGGATGGATCAATGCCAAAGCTACAATACCGGTTTGGGCAAAGATGACTCCTAACATCACTGACATTACGCAG CCAGCTAGAGTGGCTCTGAGCTCAGGATGTGAGGGAGTAGCAGCTATTAACACAATCATGAGTGTAATGGGAATCAATCTGACTACCTTACGGCCTGAACCTTGTGTGGAAGG ataCTCAACTCCTGGAGGCTATTCTTCCAAGGCAGTTCATCCTATTGCACTTGCAAAAGTGATGAGTATCGCAAAAATGATGAGATCAGAATTTGGTGATAAAGATCTGTCACTTTCTGGGATCGGGGGTGTTGAGACTGGTGGTGATGCTGCTGAGTTTATCCTTCTGGGAGCAAATTCTGTTCAG GTCTGTACTGGGGTTATGATGCATGGATATGGTCTTGTGAAGAAACTCTGTTCTGAGCTAAAGGACTTTATGAGACAACACAATTTCTCATCGATAGAGGATTTCAGAGG GGCTTCCGTCGAGTATTTTACAACGCATACTGATTTAGTACGTAGACAGCAAGAAGCCATCCTACAAAGAAAAGCCGTGAAGAGAGGGTTGCAGTCCGACAAAGATTGGACAGGAGATGGTTTCGTTAAAGAGACCGAGAGCATGGTCTCTAATTAA
- the LOC126793773 gene encoding dihydropyrimidine dehydrogenase (NADP(+)), chloroplastic isoform X2, whose amino-acid sequence MASLSFTQIGGNNINNPVAEFDRSRCPQLGLPVRSGRVGFRVFASESSKGPEPDLSVNVNGLHMPNPFVIGSGPPGTNYTVMKRAFDEGWGAVIAKTVSLDAAKVKNVTPRYAKLRADANGSKQGQIIGWQNIELISDRPLETMLKEFKQLKEEYPDRILIASIMEEYNKAGWEELIDRVEQTGVDAFEINFSCPHGMPERKMGAAVGQDCALLEEICGWINAKATIPVWAKMTPNITDITQPARVALSSGCEGVAAINTIMSVMGINLTTLRPEPCVEGYSTPGGYSSKAVHPIALAKVMSIAKMMRSEFGDKDLSLSGIGGVETGGDAAEFILLGANSVQVSE is encoded by the exons ATGGCGTCTCTTAGCTTTACTCAGATCGGAGGCAACAACATCAACAACCCAGTTGCTGAGTTTGACAGAAGTCGTTGTCCTCAGTTGGGTTTGCCTGTTCGGTCGGGCAGAGTTGGATTTCGGGTGTTTGCGTCAGAGAGCAGCAAGGGCCCAGAGCCTGATCTGAGCGTTAATGTAAATGGGTTACACATGCCTAACCCCTTCGTTATTGGGTCGGGTCCACCCGGTACCAACTACACCGTCATGAAAAGGGCCTTCGATGAAGGCTGGGGTGCTGTGATTGCCAAAACT GTGTCGCTAGATGCAGCAAAAGTGAAGAATGTCACACCGCGATATGCAAAACTACGTGCTGATGCAAATGGCTCAAAACAAGGGCAGATTATAGGGTGGCAGAATATCGAACTTATAAGTGACCGACCTCTTGAAACTATGTTGAAAGAATTCAAGCAATTGAAGGAAGAGTATCCAGACAGGATTTTGATTGCTTCAATCATGGAGGAATATAACAAAGCTGGCTGGGAGGAACTTATTGATCGCGTGGAGCAAACTGGAGTT GATGCCTTtgaaatcaacttctcttGTCCTCATGGTATGCCGGAGCGCAAGATGGGTGCTGCTGTTGGACAAGACTGTGCACTGTTGGAAGAAATCTGTGGATGGATCAATGCCAAAGCTACAATACCGGTTTGGGCAAAGATGACTCCTAACATCACTGACATTACGCAG CCAGCTAGAGTGGCTCTGAGCTCAGGATGTGAGGGAGTAGCAGCTATTAACACAATCATGAGTGTAATGGGAATCAATCTGACTACCTTACGGCCTGAACCTTGTGTGGAAGG ataCTCAACTCCTGGAGGCTATTCTTCCAAGGCAGTTCATCCTATTGCACTTGCAAAAGTGATGAGTATCGCAAAAATGATGAGATCAGAATTTGGTGATAAAGATCTGTCACTTTCTGGGATCGGGGGTGTTGAGACTGGTGGTGATGCTGCTGAGTTTATCCTTCTGGGAGCAAATTCTGTTCAG GTCTCAGAATAG
- the LOC126794723 gene encoding mitogen-activated protein kinase kinase 9-like, with product MALIRERRQLNLSLPLPEPSERRPRFTLPLPPTAAIVAAAPNCSSSSSSSSAISSSDLERLEVLGHGNGGTVYKVRHKRTGAMYALKIVKGDSDPTVRRQLYREIEILRRTDSPHVIHCDAIIEKPTGDIWILMEYMDSGTLESLLKQHGTFSEAKLVHVARQVLNGLNYLHAQKIIHRDIKPANLLVNRDMEVKIADFGVSKMMCRTLDNCNSYVGTCAYMSPERFDPDTYGGNYNGYASDIWSLGLTLMELYMGHFPFLPPGQRPDWATLMCAICFGEPPVLPEGVSEEFRSFMECCLQKESGKRWTAAQLLNHPFVLSRYPKSIR from the coding sequence ATGGCTCTCATCCGAGAACGCCGCCAGCTCAACCTCAGCCTCCCGTTACCGGAGCCCTCCGAGCGCCGCCCACGTTtcactctccctctccctcccaCTGCCGCCATAGTCGCCGCTGCTCCTAACTGCtcatcctcctcttcttcctcctccgccATCTCCTCCTCCGACCTAGAGAGACTCGAGGTCCTTGGCCACGGCAACGGCGGCACCGTTTACAAAGTCCGCCACAAGCGCACGGGAGCTATGTACGCCTTAAAAATAGTGAAAGGCGACTCCGACCCCACCGTCCGCCGCCAGCTCTACCGTGAAATCGAAATCCTCCGCCGCACGGACTCCCCCCACGTCATCCACTGCGATGCCATCATCGAGAAGCCGACCGGAGACATATGGATTCTCATGGAGTACATGGACTCGGGAACACTAGAGAGTTTGCTCAAACAGCACGGCACGTTCTCCGAGGCCAAGCTCGTCCACGTCGCCCGCCAAGTCCTCAACGGCCTCAACTACCTCCACGCTCAGAAGATCATCCACCGTGACATCAAGCCGGCGAACCTGTTGGTCAACAGAGACATGGAAGTCAAGATCGCCGACTTCGGCGTCAGCAAAATGATGTGCCGAACCCTAGATAACTGCAACTCGTACGTTGGGACTTGCGCTTACATGAGCCCGGAGCGGTTCGACCCCGACACTTATGGTGGGAACTACAATGGTTACGCTAGTGATATATGGAGCTTGGGTCTGACTCTCATGGAGCTTTACATGGGTCACTTCCCGTTCTTGCCTCCGGGTCAGAGACCCGACTGGGCGACCCTTATGTGCGCCATATGTTTCGGGGAGCCGCCGGTCCTGCCGGAGGGAGTGTCGGAGGAGTTTAGGAGCTTTATGGAATGTTGCTTGCAAAAGGAGTCGGGGAAGAGGTGGACGGCGGCTCAGCTTTTGAACCACCCGTTTGTTTTAAGTAGATATCCGAAATCCATTCGATGA